The following coding sequences lie in one Psychrobacter arenosus genomic window:
- the ppnP gene encoding pyrimidine/purine nucleoside phosphorylase produces MPSVNQYFDNKVTSIAFQTATLPATVGVMEIGEYEFGTSEFETMTVVSGALTVKLPESDSWETFAAGQSFTIEADQKFGVKVEVETAYLCTYGK; encoded by the coding sequence ATGCCCAGCGTTAATCAATATTTTGATAATAAAGTCACTTCAATTGCTTTCCAAACCGCCACTTTACCTGCTACCGTAGGTGTGATGGAAATCGGTGAGTACGAGTTTGGCACTAGCGAATTTGAGACCATGACTGTCGTGAGCGGTGCCTTAACCGTCAAACTACCAGAGTCAGACTCATGGGAAACTTTTGCAGCCGGTCAAAGCTTCACCATCGAAGCCGACCAAAAATTTGGCGTAAAAGTCGAAGTCGAAACCGCCTATTTATGCACTTACGGTAAGTAA